The genomic interval AATGTTCTCTTGGTATACCTATCAACACCCCCCAAAAAACGATTATCTGGACAGTTTTCTCTTGTGTTTGTTAACATCATACTTTGTTAACATTATTATATCACTCAACACACTGACACCTTTGAACATGACTAGCCTTACCTCATCCGCCAGAAGAACAAGTTCCTCGTCCTTGCAGAACTTTACTAGCTCATATTGCTGTTGCTCATCAAGAATCTTAACAACAATGTAAAAACATTTCAATTATGATTTTTGGAATATTTATATCAGTTGAACCTAAATACTTCTTCGGATCAAGGAACATATGCTTACTGACAtgaaaaacatcacaaaataacAGTGCCACTTTGTCTTAATCatgaactagcatggtggcccgcgtagattgcgcggctagcatcattatattttctctcatataaaagcatatatgttttctcattatattattataaaatatattacaatgacaacataattttaaattttgcaataacttttcaaaactactaatgtgtaataactactctagtctcctcttctaatattccttattttttaattctgaatttcagctatttctaaattgtatttctatatggactctgctttttctttttctctgattaatgtgagaatttctaggccatgagagcgaacgtggaggctcctttttattccgaattttagttggttttaaattccaatatgaactctatactctacttctaatattccttattttttaattccatatttctattttttttcttaattgtatttctatatggactctatactctacttctaatatttcttatttttaattccgaatttcggttatttcctaattgtatttctatatggactctatactctacttttaatattccttatttttaattccgaatttcagttatttcctaattttatttctatatggactctagtcttctcttctaatattccttattttttaattccgaatttcaactatttctaaattatatttctatatggactctagtctcctcttctaatattccttattttttaattccgaatttcagctatttctaaattgtatttctatatggactctagtctcctcttttaatatccttattttttaattccgaatttcagctatttctaaattgtatttctatacggactctgctttttctttttctccgattaatgtgagaatttctaggtcatcagagcgaacgtggaggctccttttttttccgaattttagttagttttaaattcctatatggactctatactctacttctaatatttcttattttttaattctgaatttctattttttttcttaattgtatttctatatggactctatactctacttctaatattccttatttttaattcagaatttctattatttcctaattgtattgctatatggactctatactctacttctaatattccttatttttaattccgagtttctattatttcctaattgtatttctatatggactctatactcctcttctaatattccttattttttaattccaaatttcaactatttctaaagtgtatttctatatggactctagtctcctcttttaatattccttattttttaattccgaatttcagctatttctaaattgtatttctatatggactctgttttttctttttctccgtttaatgtgagaatttctaggccatgagagcgaacgtggaggctcctttttctattcctttaattatataatagatacttgtataattgtatataagatgttttaaatcgCACACGATAGGAGAAGCGGTGAGAGCAAACCTGTCCAGTAGGATTTCCAGGATTGATCACCACCAACGCCCTAACAGTTATGCCTTTTGACCTGGCATCTTCAAGTTGATTCTTAAGCTTAGAAACCTCCAAACCCCATCCTGAGGATTCATCAAGATAATATGGCACCTGAAATGAAATGTCTTCAGGCTATTGCGCTGCATCGAGTAGCTAGCTTGAAGTTATAACGTCAGACAAATAAACTACATACAAGAGCTCCGCCATGAAGTGCTAGGGATGCTGAGTACAATGAGTATTGAGGAATTGGACACATAATGCCATCTCTGTTGTTCCTTATCAGCAGCTGCATCATCATGTGTACCTAGAAGAGGGAAAGCATAAGTCAGACTGGAATATCTTACATTCCTGTTTCTTCAGAAATAACCAAGGTAGGACATACACCAGGACTTGCTCCATTAGTTAGGAATATATCATCTGCATTTGCAGGGAAACCATCACGGGAGGCAATCCCAGCAGCAATCTCATCACGCAGTCCCTTGATACCCTAGGATAAAGAAAAGAGTAAATTCCACAAAAACTGCAGTGTTTGATTTAAATCTGCATCTTTTGTTGAATATTTCACACAACTGCAACAATAGCAGAGGATTTTATCAGAAACCTGCAGCCTTATCTCCTATTGGTGTCTGATGTGTAGGCCCAAACTTGCAACGACATGAGTATTGCATGTGTGTGTGACAGATGGATCCAGACCAATCAAATAAGGTTGCAATTTTCTGATAAGATCATCAGCTATTCTTGCATTCTTATTGCGTAGTTAAATTTGCAGAAATCGATAGTTTTGACAACATAGTTATAGTGAAATTTTCTATAAGGAAAATTATGAACTCAAGATGCTCCTAGTTGAGTGAATTGGCAGATGGTTACCTGGCTATGACTATATGCCCCGGTGGCTCTTCCAGGAATCATGGAAAGAATTTTCTTTGCCCGAGCAATAGCATCAGTGCTGCAAAGAGATGAAGAAACATTTATATCATACATAAATGAAATACCCTAATGTGCTTACATACCTTTTTATTAGAAATGTAGAAAGTGTagaacataaatatatatgtatagtcaTAGCTTGGTAATGAATCATGGCATGCAGTTGATGTTTACCTGAACAATGATTTAATTTCCTCTCTCTCCAGCAGATTTGGATGATTGCAAAGTGCAAGAACCTGTAACATAACTCGTAAATACTGAAAGAGCATAAAAAGGAAAGATGAAGTTTTGGGTGTCTAATATTTACAGACCTCCCTGAAGAATGTGATTGGTTTTTGACCCAAGGACTGAGGGTTCCCGATGTTGCAATACACGATCTGCATATAATAGTTGAAAATTTATGAATCATCTACCGATTATTCACGTGATCTGCAAATTATAGTTGTCAATGACCTCATCAAATGGAAGAGAACCAGGTTGTGTCTGTAGCTGCTGTTGTAGGTGCTGGAAGAAAAATGTGAGATATCTATTAATTTCTCTTCTAGCATTTGCTGAAAAAGAATAAATTGAAATTGACTTCCAGAACATGGATGGACTGAACCACGAAACCTGAGCATGGATGGCAACCTCTCCACGAACTGCATATTCACATCGTAAAACCTGAAATAAAGAATATGAATCAGCAAGCCACAAAAGAACACAACTTACTGACTATGCACTCAGCGATCGATGATGGCCCTAGTATAACCTTGGGGTTTATGTGCTCAACAGAAACACCAGTGGCCATGGCCAACCAAAGTATCTACTATTCTCGCTTCCTTGGAGCTTCTATGGACAGGTAAGAGCTAACTTTTCTCAAGCATCTAAGAGAGTTCCACGTAATGATAATTTGACATTGGAGGCCTGAACCACGTGATATTTATAAGACCTAAAATGAAGAATcaaaagacaagatatcctgcaggagagaaatgaagaaaaggagCGTGGACAATAGGGAGCAACGGCCCCCATAGTAGATTTGTTAATTAGAACAGAACCATGACTTTGCCTCCTCATCTTATTTGTTGAATCACATAACAAAATGCGCATGGCCTTTTCCACATAGAGTTTCTTAATCTCTGATTGTCCCTGTTTCGTACAAGAAACCCTTAAAATTTAGCTGCAATACTTCTTCCTCAGACATTACATTGGGAGGAACTCCGAGGATTGACAGCCCAGGTATAAAGTATTTAAAGCAGGAGGTATTTTCTGTGGTCACCCAGCTTTGCTATCACTCAATACCATGTGTCTGATTGTTTTTTtcactttaaaaaatataccatGTATTGCCTCCgctccaaaatataagcatttgtaTGTTGTTTTGTGAGAAGAGTTTGTGCATTTCTGCCTTTTTTTAACAGTTCTACTGAGCTCAGAAATATGTTACCCAGATCAGATGAGGGCAGTAATAATACATCAAAACTGCagcagaggggaaaaaaaactcacctcAATCTACCATTCTACCTTTGCTATGGAGATGCTGGATCTAGTTAGCATTCCGCCGTGAAACGCCAATCTGCCGCCATGGCTCGAGTCGAGTTCTCGTCTCCcaaatgcagcagcagcagcagcagcctcccTTCTCTTCGGCTTCCCTCCATCTCCGTAGCCTCTCCCCTTCAGCCTCGAGGACCACCTCCTTCCGCAGCTGGAGGATCCTTCACCCGTCGTCCCACTgcggcctccccgccgccgccggccggccgcgctAGCCGGTTCCGGCAACGGCATGgtcgaggaagaagacggcggcggatgATGTCCACGACAAAGCACTTCGAGGCCCAATCAACACTAATGGGCCTAATCTGCAAGACCACTAGAGAGCTGCACACCTGCGAGTGCGACATCGCCTCCTGGACCAGGACGGATCTAGTTGAAATAGGCCCGTTCGGTAGGAGAGGATAAAGAGGAAAAGTCCCTCGATTAGTCGTTTTCTGCGCTTACGTTCAACTGCtaaaatgatgtgttttttaatatttatttttaatttatttttaaaaagtttaaaataattattacttaattaattatgtgctaatggttTATCTCGAgcctgttcactttgctacAATTTTTAACCTTATCAATTTTTGgcattgtcaaatttttggtaaggttgtcaaaattttagcaaggttactaaattttgacaagatttcatatgtagttactaaaatttggcaacaactaaatgtagccacttttttggtaactttttcaaaacttggtaaggttgaaaattatAGCAAAGTGAAGAAGCCTCTTGTTTTACGTATTTCTCTCCTTTCCCATCCTCTCAAAACACTTATAATAGCttctaaaaaaaacacttaTAATAGTAGTAGTTCATTGCTAGCATAAGCTGAAGACTGAAGTCTTGAAAAAAAGGTTGAAATACTGAACCCTATGAAACTGAAAGTATGAAACATTAGGTAGTAGTTACCActagcattttatttttttgatccCATGAAGTATAATATACTAATAATGTTGCAAGATAGCTAGGGCTTGGCATGGTCCCAAGGTCTCGTCATGGGAAGCCATGCTCCTCCCTCCCGGTACAGCAGCGCGTGCCTGGCTGCAGATTCATCATCCATCACAAGGACCACTGAAACCGTGAAAACTGCTGACTCCCACACATGTGCTTGTATTGTctgtccctccctccctccctccccagttgaattaatcatgtaaaaCTCTGGATTCCAACACATGAATACATTCCTCTCCAATTCTTTACTAGTTCTTCTCACCAATTATAAATGCTAGTAGGGTGATAAATTACAGACAGTGAGATactgagatcgatcgatgctgCTTCTTTCTTACTTAATTACAGACAGTACGCATGCAGGCAGGAGGAGCAGCCACATGATTGGTTTGCATTCATGATTCACAAAGCCACTGCAAATCACAGGAATAAGAAGCTTCAAAGTTCAGAGTACTGGAGGAGCTTGGAGCCAAGAAGCTTTGGAATGAGAattttgttgagttgtgatccaaattcatttgcacttaataaaggccagcttatttagggttccactatatatatacctcttgtaagccgccgtgcggtgatgtaacctcacctcagatatagtgaagatattttgctggctggcgcccgtggttttttttctctcctattttgggagggttttccacgttaaatctcgtgtcttttgtgattgatctattgttctttatcgtttgttcgcctatcgtttcctaacaagtggtatcagagctggttcccagattagggtttcgcgatggcgtcgatgaagtatgatctaccgctgctagactacaagacgagattctcgctgtggcaagtcaagatgcgggctgttctggcgcaaacttcggatcttgatgaggcgctggaaagcttcgggaagaagaaaacgactgagtggacgctgaggagaagcggaaagatcgtaaggctctgtcgctaatccaacttcatctatctaatgatattttgcaagaagtgttgcaggaaaagactgttgcagaactttggctcaaactggaatcgatctgcatgtctaaagatctaaccagtaagatgcatatcaagatgaagttgttctcgcacaagttgcaggagagtggttctgtgttgaaccacatatcggtcttcaaggagatcgttgccgacctagtgtcgatggaggtacagtttgatgatgaagatttaggtcttttactgttatgctcactgcctagttcatatgcaaattttcgtgacaccatacttttaagccgtaatgaactaaccctagcggaagtttatgaggcgctccaaaatagggagaagatgaaaggtatggttcagtctgatgcgtcgtcctctaagggtgaagcattgcaggtcagaggcagatctgagcagagaacctacaacgacagcaatgatcgtgacaagagtcagagtagaggccgttctaaatccagaggtaaaaagttctgtaagtattgcaaaaagaaaaatcacttcattgaagaatgttggaagctgcagaataaggagaaaaggaaatctgatggtaaggcctctgttgttaccagtgctgaaaactctgattcaggagattgtcttgttgtttttgctggttgtgttgctagtcatgatgaatggatacttgatactgcatgttcgtttcatatctgcattaacagagattggtttagttcttacaagtctgtgcagaatggagatgttgtgcgcatgggagatgataacccacgtgagatcgtgggcattggctccgttcagatcaagactcatgatggcatgacacgcacgctgaaagatgtgagacacataccagggatggcgagaaatctcatctctctcagcacacttgatgcagaaggatacaaatactccggttcaggtggagttataaaggtatcgaaaggttctcttgtttacatgattggtgatatgaattctgcaaacttatatgtccttagaggaagtacattacatggttctgttaccgctgctgctgttactaaagatgaacctagcaagactaacctgtggcacatgcgtcttggacatatgagtgaacttggtatggcagaattgatgaagaggaacctgctggatggctgcactcagggtaacatgaagttctgtgagcactgtgtttttggtaagcacaagagggtaaaattcaatacctcagttcatcgcaccaaaggtatacttgattatgtacatgctgatttgtgggggccttctcgtaagccctTTCTTGGTGGTGCTtgttatatgcttaccattattgatgattactctagaaaagtgtggccctatttcctgaaacataaagatgatacatttgctgcttttaaggagtggaaagttatgatagaaaggcaaactgaaaaggaggtaaaagtacttcgcactgacaatggtggtgaattttgttcggatgcttttgatgattactgcaggaaggaaggcatcgttaggcatcacaccatcccgtacactccacagcagaatggtgtagctgagcgcatgaacagaaccatcatctccaaggctcgttgcatgctgtccaacgctcgcatgaacaagcatttttgggcagaggctgctaacaccgcctgctacttgatcaacaggtcgccttctatcccacttaataagaaaactcccattgaggtatggtctggtatgcctgctgattattcacagttgagagtttttggatgcactgcttatgctcatgttgataatggaaaattagagcctagagctattaagtgtctatttctaggttatggttcaggagtaaaaggatataagttatggaatcctgaaactaacaagaccttcatgagcaggagtgttgttttcaatgaatctgttatgtttaatgacagcttgcccacagatgtcataccaggtggttcagatgaggagcagcaa from Oryza glaberrima chromosome 3, OglaRS2, whole genome shotgun sequence carries:
- the LOC127768638 gene encoding alanine aminotransferase 2-like isoform X1, with the translated sequence MPLPEPASAAGRRRRGGRSGTTGEGSSSCGRRWSSRLKGRGYGDGGKPKRREAAAAAAAFGRRELDSSHGGRLAFHGGMLTRSSISIAKVLRCEYAVRGEVAIHAQHLQQQLQTQPGSLPFDEIVYCNIGNPQSLGQKPITFFREVLALCNHPNLLEREEIKSLFSTDAIARAKKILSMIPGRATGAYSHSQGIKGLRDEIAAGIASRDGFPANADDIFLTNGASPGVHMMMQLLIRNNRDGIMCPIPQYSLYSASLALHGGALVPYYLDESSGWGLEVSKLKNQLEDARSKGITVRALVVINPGNPTGQILDEQQQYELVKFCKDEELVLLADEVYQENIYVTNKKINSFKKIARSMGYNGDDLQLVSLHSVSKGYYGECGKRGGYMEVTGFSTPVREQLYKIASVNLCSNITGQILASLIMDPPKAGDASYDLYEEEKDNILKSLSRRAKAMESAFNSIDGITCNKTEGAMYLFPRIYLPQKAIEAARAVNKAPDVFYALRLLDTTGIVVTPGSGFGQVAGTWHVRCTILPQEEKIPSMISRFREFHEEFMSQYRD
- the LOC127768638 gene encoding alanine aminotransferase 2-like isoform X2, which gives rise to MPLPEPASAAGRRRRGGRSGTTGEGSSSCGRRWSSRLKGRGYGDGGKPKRREAAAAAAAFGRRELDSSHGGRLAFHGGMLTRSSISIAKVLRCEYAVRGEVAIHAQHLQQQLQTQPGSLPFDEIVYCNIGNPQSLGQKPITFFREVLALCNHPNLLEREEIKSLFSTDAIARAKKILSMIPGRATGAYSHSQGIKGLRDEIAAGIASRDGFPANADDIFLTNGASPGVHMMMQLLIRNNRDGIMCPIPQYSLYSASLALHGGALVPYYLDESSGWGLEVSKLKNQLEDARSKGITVRALVVINPGNPTGQILDEQQQYELVKFCKDEELVLLADEVYQENIYVTNKKINSFKKIARSMGYNGDDLQLVSLHSVSKGYYGECGKRGGYMEVTGFSTPVREQLYKIASVNLCSNITGQILASLIMDPPKAGDASYDLYEEEKDNILKSLSRRAKAMESAFNSIDGITCNKTEGAMYLFPRIYLPQKAIEAARAVNKAPDVFYALRLLDTTGIVVTPGSGFGQGHGT
- the LOC127768638 gene encoding alanine aminotransferase 2-like isoform X3, which encodes MATGVSVEHINPKVLRCEYAVRGEVAIHAQHLQQQLQTQPGSLPFDEIVYCNIGNPQSLGQKPITFFREVLALCNHPNLLEREEIKSLFSTDAIARAKKILSMIPGRATGAYSHSQGIKGLRDEIAAGIASRDGFPANADDIFLTNGASPGVHMMMQLLIRNNRDGIMCPIPQYSLYSASLALHGGALVPYYLDESSGWGLEVSKLKNQLEDARSKGITVRALVVINPGNPTGQILDEQQQYELVKFCKDEELVLLADEVYQENIYVTNKKINSFKKIARSMGYNGDDLQLVSLHSVSKGYYGECGKRGGYMEVTGFSTPVREQLYKIASVNLCSNITGQILASLIMDPPKAGDASYDLYEEEKDNILKSLSRRAKAMESAFNSIDGITCNKTEGAMYLFPRIYLPQKAIEAARAVNKAPDVFYALRLLDTTGIVVTPGSGFGQVAGTWHVRCTILPQEEKIPSMISRFREFHEEFMSQYRD